GGGTCGATCGCCGGCTTCCTGCTCCTCACCGTGCTCACCCTGGCACTGGCGCTGCTCGCCACCCGGCTGATCAGCGCCACCCCCCTCGCCCCGCTCATCGGCGCCGAGCAGCGGCCGATCAGGTTCGGCTCAGCGGCGCACCATCACGAAGGGGACGAGCTGCTCGATCGCGGTCATCGACCCGTGGTGCCCCATCATCCGCGCCTGGGCGGGGTCGACTGAGCGCTGGAACACGCCCACGTCGCCGTGGGCGGCGGCGAGGACGTCGCCGATGCGGGCGCGGATCCGGGCGGGCACCACCGGCCCGAACCAGCCCTCCTCGATGGCCTGCTCCCGGGAGACGATCCACATCCGGTCGCCGAGGTGGGCGCGCCACGCCGCGAGCACGTCCTCGACCGCGCCCTCGCGGACGTGGAGGTGGCGGGCGCGGGCCTCGCCGGCGAGCAGGCGCAGGCCTGCGGACAGCTCGGGGTGGTCGTCGACGTCCACCCGCGAGCGCGGCGGGAGGTCGATCATGCCGTGGTCGCCGGTGACCACCAGCGCCGACCCCGCGGGCAGCCGCTCGGCCACCAGCGCGGCGGTGCGGTCGATGTCTGCGAGCTGCAGCGTCCACGCCTCCGAGGCGGTGCCGCGGAGGTGGCCGACGGCGTCGAGGTCGGGGTGGTACGCGTACACGAAGCGCCGACCCCGCTCGCCGAGCGCCTCGACGATCTGCAGGGCGGTGTCGGCGAGGGAGATCGCCGGGCGGTAGCGGCCGCCACGCAGCACCGCGCGGGTCATCCCCGAGTGGGAGTGCAGCCGGGGCCCGATCAGCACCACGTCGATCCCCGACGACACGGCGCGCTCGAAGGCGGTGGGATCGGGCTGCACCTCCTCGGGGAGGAGGCGGTGGATGGTGTCGCCGGCGCCGCCCCGCACCCCGTACGGGCCCCAGGTGAGCATGTTCAGCGCCCCCTCCTCGCCGGGGAGCCAGACCGTGTAGCCGACCAGGCCGTGCTCGCCCGGCGGGCGCCCGGTGCCGATCGAGGCGATGCTCGCGGCGGTGGTGGCCGGGAACCCGGCGGTGAGCGGCACCGACCGCAGCGCGGTGCCGGAGAGGAAGGGCGCCGCCGCGGCGCGCTGGCGGAGCAGGTCGAACCCGAGGCCGTCGATGAGCAGCAGCGCCACCGAGTTCAGCGGTTCGAGGCCGAGCGGGTCGGGGAACTCGTCGGCGCCGAGCGCGTGCATCAGCGCGGGGACGAGGTCGGCCAGCGCGGCCTCGCCATAGCGAGGCAGGGGGCGCGGGGGTTCGCCCACCTCCATGCCGGTCAGAGGGGGATGTTGCCGTGTTTGCGGCGAGGTCGCTCCACCTGCTTGGTGGCGGTCATCCGCAGCGCGTTGATGAGCACGGCCCGGGTCTGCTTGGGCTCGATGACGTCGTCGACGTACCCGCGCTCGGCCGCGTAGTAGGGGTTGGCGAACTGCTCACGGTAGTCCTCGATCAGCTGCGCGGCCTTGGCGGCGGGGTCGGCCGCCTGCGCGATGTCCCGGCGGAAGATGATGTTCACCGCGCCCTGCGGGCCCATCACCGCGATCTCGGCGGTGGGCCAGGCCACGTTGTAGTCGGCGCGGATGTGCTTGCTGCACATGACGTCGTAGGCACCGCCGTACGCCTTGCGGGTGATCACCGTGAGCTTCGGCACGGTGGCCTCGCAGTAGGCGTAGAGGAGCTTGGCGCCGTGCCGGATGATGCCACCGTACTCCTGGGCGGTGCCGGGCAGGAAGCCGGGCACGTCGACGAACGTGACCAGCGGGATGTTGAACGAGTCGCAGAAGCGGACGAAGCGCGCCCCCTTGATGCTCGCCTCGATGTCGAGCGCACCGGCGAGCACCCGCGGCTGGTTGCCGACGATCCCGACCGGGTGGCCGTCGAGGCGGGCGAAGCCGGTGATCAGGTTCTCGGCGTGATACGGCATCACCTCGAGGAAGCGGGCCTCGTCGACCACCCGGGAGATCACCGCGCGCATGTCGTAGGGCTGGTTGGGGTTGTCGGGGATGATCGACTGCAGCTCGGGGTCGGCGCGCTGGGGGTCGTCGAGGGTGGGGCGGTGCGGGGGTTGCTCGGTGTTGTTGCTGGGCAGGTAGGAGAGCAGCTCACGGATCTGGGCGAAGGCCTCGTCCTCGGCGTCGGCGATGAAGTGGGCGACGCCGCTGCGCCGGTTGTGCACGTCCGAGCCGCCCAGCTCCTCGAAGGTCACCTCCTCGCCGGTGGTGACCTTGATCACGTCCGGACCGGTGATGAACATGTAGCCGACCCGGCGCACCATGAAGATGAAGTCGGTCATCGCCGGTGAGTAGACCGCCCCGCC
Above is a window of Candidatus Dormiibacterota bacterium DNA encoding:
- a CDS encoding nucleotide pyrophosphatase/phosphodiesterase family protein, which encodes MGEPPRPLPRYGEAALADLVPALMHALGADEFPDPLGLEPLNSVALLLIDGLGFDLLRQRAAAAPFLSGTALRSVPLTAGFPATTAASIASIGTGRPPGEHGLVGYTVWLPGEEGALNMLTWGPYGVRGGAGDTIHRLLPEEVQPDPTAFERAVSSGIDVVLIGPRLHSHSGMTRAVLRGGRYRPAISLADTALQIVEALGERGRRFVYAYHPDLDAVGHLRGTASEAWTLQLADIDRTAALVAERLPAGSALVVTGDHGMIDLPPRSRVDVDDHPELSAGLRLLAGEARARHLHVREGAVEDVLAAWRAHLGDRMWIVSREQAIEEGWFGPVVPARIRARIGDVLAAAHGDVGVFQRSVDPAQARMMGHHGSMTAIEQLVPFVMVRR
- a CDS encoding acyl-CoA carboxylase subunit beta, encoding MAKAPRPGIPPAGAEDRPRLSDGDLKATAAGANGAAAGTPGSVTERKINLLRKRRYDAVQRGGAAARLQHRKGKLTARERIERLLDPGSFVEIDVFAMHRSTNFGMGEKRIRGDGVITGWGTVEGRQVFVFSHDASVFGGSLGEVFAEKVTKIMDLAVRSGRPCIGVNDSGGARIQEGVVSLAGYAEIFYRNVWSSGVIPQLSLIVGPCTGGAVYSPAMTDFIFMVRRVGYMFITGPDVIKVTTGEEVTFEELGGSDVHNRRSGVAHFIADAEDEAFAQIRELLSYLPSNNTEQPPHRPTLDDPQRADPELQSIIPDNPNQPYDMRAVISRVVDEARFLEVMPYHAENLITGFARLDGHPVGIVGNQPRVLAGALDIEASIKGARFVRFCDSFNIPLVTFVDVPGFLPGTAQEYGGIIRHGAKLLYAYCEATVPKLTVITRKAYGGAYDVMCSKHIRADYNVAWPTAEIAVMGPQGAVNIIFRRDIAQAADPAAKAAQLIEDYREQFANPYYAAERGYVDDVIEPKQTRAVLINALRMTATKQVERPRRKHGNIPL